In a genomic window of Vigna angularis cultivar LongXiaoDou No.4 chromosome 6, ASM1680809v1, whole genome shotgun sequence:
- the LOC108343038 gene encoding DNA polymerase I A, chloroplastic/mitochondrial isoform X4, producing MGFSSQTTPLYCPSCSRHFRAALSSLSLLAPSQSPHPRRKIQSILIANNIIRHSALSFRKGYSCLKRTPFGLNKFKDVEYSHKSPVHISVKKFSDMSYGMLEERRCEEELVPLHPSNSQVNIMGLTRSPMTLGKQYWVEECYKLSKSKNEMHLQNNRVAPNAVTSTGQEQAVSSSVKHTHVQQDLDEPALPSVKHSKLKNSKELVDTKRVDTLLKVPPSKILKEKVDRVEDKCNLETIAKYEANATSFKKVAKIDVKQETPVDHGEIICFSIYSGPEADFGGGKSCIWVDVLDGGGKEIFNKFAEFFQDSSIKKVWHNYSFDCHVIQNYGFKVSGFHADTMHMARLWDSSRRWVGGYSLEGLTGDREVMARAKLDHEKDLIGKVSMTTIFGQKKVKIDGSEGKMTTIVPVDVLQRDERIPWICYSVLDARSTLKLYESLKSHLSDMPWNLDSLPVLHKNMYDFYQEYWQPFGELLVKMESEGMLVDRLYLKGIEDVAKAEQEAAVNRFRKWASRYCPDAKYMNVGSDAQLRVLLFGGTINSIHYRKNHNDVIPTEKIFKIPNVDKVIAEGKKAPTKFRDIKLTSIGYNLNVEIYTPSGRPSVSGDALKVLAGKVSAEYDFNEACDVDLDVEDGNPSQSEDLPKEIDKSVYGTALFRFPTEEEGKEACHAIAALCEVCSIDSLISNFILPLQGHNISGKDDRIHCSININTETGRLSARRPNLQNQPALEKDRYKIRQAFVAAPGNSLIVADYGQLELRILAHLAGCKSMLEAFEAGGDFHSRTAMNMYPYIREAVERKEVLLEWHPQPGEDKPPVPLLKDAFASERRKAKMLNFSIAYGKTAMGLSRDWKVSVKEARRTVDLWYNDRKEVLKWQEKRKKEACEFQRVHTLLGRARRFPKIDPDHSYHRGHIERAAINTPVQGSAADVAMCAMLQISKNKKLKELGWKLLLQVHDEVILEGPTESAEVAKAIVVECMEKPFNGKNFLKVGLSVDAKCAQNWYAAK from the exons ATGGGGTTCTCTTCTCAGACCACCCCTTTATATTGCCCCTCTTGTTCCCGCCACTTCCGTGCTGCTCTCTCTTCACTGTCCCTCTTGGCTCCCTCTCAATCACCACACCCCAG AAGAAAAATCCAATCAATTCTGATTGCCAACAATATCATTCGACATAGTGCATTGTCTTTCAGAAAAGGTTATTCCTGCCTAAAGAGAACACCTTTTGGGTTGAATAAATTTAAGGACGTGGAGTATAGCCATAAATCTCCTGTACATATTTCAGTTAAGAAATTTTCTGACATGTCATATGGCATGTTGGAGGAAAGGAGATGTGAAGAAGAGTTGGTTCCTTTACATCCCTCTAATAGTCAGGTTAATATTATGGGATTAACTCGATCTCCCATGACCCTTGGTAAACAATACTGGGTTGAGGAATGTTATAAATTATCTAAAAGTAAAAACGAAATGCACTTGCAGAATAACAGGGTTGCGCCGAATGCAGTTACTTCCACTGGTCAGGAACAGGCTGTTTCTAGTAGTGTGAAGCACACTCATGTGCAGCAGGATCTTGATGAACCTGCCTTGCCTTCTGTTAAACATTCTAAATTAAAGAACTCAAAAGAGTTGGTTGACACCAAAAGGGTGGACACTCTGTTAAAGGTACCTCCATCAAAGATCCTTAAGGAGAAGGTTGACAGAGTTGAAGACAAATGCAATTTGGAGACAATTGCAAAGTATGAAGCCAATGCAACATCTTTTAAAAAG GTGGCCAAGATAGATGTCAAACAAGAAACACCTGTAGATCATGGGGAGATAATATGCTTCAGTATTTATTCGGGTCCAGAAGCTGATTTTGGAGGTGGAAAGTCATGTATTTGGGTAGATGTACTTGACGGTGGAGGTAAAGAGATCTTTAATAAGTTTGCTGAGTTTTTTCAAGATTCATCCATCAAAAAG GTCTGGCATAACTATAGCTTTGACTGTCATGTTATACAAAACTATGGATTTAAGGTTTCTGGATTTCATGCTGATACAATGCACATGGCACGGCTGTGGGATTCATCTAGGCGCTGGGTTGGTGGTTATTCTCTTGAAGGACTTACAGGTGACAGAGAGGTAATGGCTAGGGCTAAGCTGGACCATGAAAAGGATTTGATTGGTAAGGTGTCCATGACAACTATATTTGGCCAGAAAAAGGTGAAGATAGATGGATCTGAGGGTAAAATGACTACCATTGTTCCTGTTGATGTGCTGCAGAGAGATGAGCGAATACCTTGGATATGTTACTCTGTCTTAGATGCTAGAAGCACTCTAAAGCTTTATGAGAGCCTAAAAAGTCATCTTTCAGACATGCCTTGGAATCTTGATAGTCTACCTGTTTTACACAAAAACATGTATGATTTCTATCAGGAATATTGGCAGCCATTTGGTGAGCTTCTAGTCAAAATGGAATCAGAGGGAATGTTAGTTGATCGGTTATATCTTAAAGGCATAGAAGACGTGGCCAAAGCAGAGCAAGAGGCAGCTGTTAATAGATTCCGAAAATGGGCATCTAGATATTGTCCTGATGCCAAGTATATGAATGTTGGAAGTGATGCACAGTTGCGAGTACTTCTCTTTGGTGGCACCATTAACAG TATTCATTACAGGAAAAACCATAATGATGTAATTCCAACTGAGAAGATTTTCAAAATTCCCAATGTTGATAAAGTGATTGCAGAAGGCAAGAAAGCTCCTACAAAATTTCGTGATATTAAGTTGACTAGCATTGGATACAACCTGAATGTTGAGATATACACACCAAGTGGTCGGCCTTCAGTTAGTGGTGATGCTTTAAAAGTCCTGGCTGGCAAAGTTTCTGCTGAATATGACTTCAATGAGGCTTGTGATGTGGATCTTGATGTTGAAGATGGAAATCCCTCTCAAAGTGAAGATTTACCTAAAGAAATAGACAAATCGGTCTACGGAACAGCTCTTTTTCGTTTTCCAACAGAGGAAGAAGGGAAAGAGGCTTGTCATGCCATTGCTGCTTTATGTGAAGTCTGTTCAATCGATTCTTTGATATCTAACTTCATCCTTCCCCTGCAG GGTCATAATATATCAGGAAAGGATGATCGTATTCATTGTTCCATAAATATCAACACAGAGACTGGACGCTTATCAGCAAGAAGGCCAAATCTGCAG AACCAACCTGCTTTGGAAAAGGACCGGTACAAAATCCGTCAAGCATTCGTAGCTGCTCCAGGGAATTCTCTTATAGTTGCTGATTATGGACAG TTGGAACTTAGGATTCTTGCACATCTTGCTGGTTGTAAGAGCATGTTGGAAGCCTTTGAAGCTGGTGGAGATTTTCATTCAAGAACTGCAATGAATATGTACCCATATATTCGTGAAGCAGTTGAGAGAAAGGAAGTGCTTCTTGAGTGGCATCCTCAGCCTGGTGAAGACAAACCCCCAGTTCCTCTCCTGAAG gatgcctttgcttcagaaaGAAGAAAAGCCAAAATGCTTAACTTCTCAATTGCGTATGGAAAGACTGCAATGGGGCTATCAAGGGATTGGAAG GTTTCTGTGAAAGAGGCTAGGAGAACAGTTGACCTTTGGTACAATgacagaaaagaagtgttgaaatgGCAagaaaaacgtaaaaaagaagCCTGTGAATTTCAACGGGTGCACACATTGCTAGGGCGAGCCCGGAGGTTTCCAAAGATAGACCCAGATCATAGCTACCATAGAGGTCATATTGAGCGAGCTGCTATCAATACACCAGTCCAG GGTAGTGCAGCTGATGTTGCTATGTGTGCCATGTTACAAATATCCAAAAATAAGAAGTTGAAGGAGCTTGGATGGAAGTTACTTCTACAG GTTCATGATGAAGTCATATTGGAAGGACCAACAGAGTCAGCCGAGGTTGCTAAGGCCATAGTTGTCGAGTGCATGGAAAAACCCTTTAATGGCAAGAATTTTCTCAAGGTTGGCCTCTCCGTCGATGCCAAGTGTGCTCAAAACTGGTACGCTGCAAAATAG
- the LOC108343038 gene encoding DNA polymerase I A, chloroplastic/mitochondrial isoform X1 — protein sequence MGFSSQTTPLYCPSCSRHFRAALSSLSLLAPSQSPHPRRKIQSILIANNIIRHSALSFRKGYSCLKRTPFGLNKFKDVEYSHKSPVHISVKKFSDMSYGMLEERRCEEELVPLHPSNSQVNIMGLTRSPMTLGKQYWVEECYKLSKSKNEMHLQNNRVAPNAVTSTGQEQAVSSSVKHTHVQQDLDEPALPSVKHSKLKNSKELVDTKRVDTLLKVPPSKILKEKVDRVEDKCNLETIAKYEANATSFKKARSSEQLKLRGRLCSIYEDILVVNNISLAEEVAKMLTVNYRHLIHACDTEVAKIDVKQETPVDHGEIICFSIYSGPEADFGGGKSCIWVDVLDGGGKEIFNKFAEFFQDSSIKKVWHNYSFDCHVIQNYGFKVSGFHADTMHMARLWDSSRRWVGGYSLEGLTGDREVMARAKLDHEKDLIGKVSMTTIFGQKKVKIDGSEGKMTTIVPVDVLQRDERIPWICYSVLDARSTLKLYESLKSHLSDMPWNLDSLPVLHKNMYDFYQEYWQPFGELLVKMESEGMLVDRLYLKGIEDVAKAEQEAAVNRFRKWASRYCPDAKYMNVGSDAQLRVLLFGGTINSIHYRKNHNDVIPTEKIFKIPNVDKVIAEGKKAPTKFRDIKLTSIGYNLNVEIYTPSGRPSVSGDALKVLAGKVSAEYDFNEACDVDLDVEDGNPSQSEDLPKEIDKSVYGTALFRFPTEEEGKEACHAIAALCEVCSIDSLISNFILPLQGHNISGKDDRIHCSININTETGRLSARRPNLQNQPALEKDRYKIRQAFVAAPGNSLIVADYGQLELRILAHLAGCKSMLEAFEAGGDFHSRTAMNMYPYIREAVERKEVLLEWHPQPGEDKPPVPLLKDAFASERRKAKMLNFSIAYGKTAMGLSRDWKVSVKEARRTVDLWYNDRKEVLKWQEKRKKEACEFQRVHTLLGRARRFPKIDPDHSYHRGHIERAAINTPVQGSAADVAMCAMLQISKNKKLKELGWKLLLQVHDEVILEGPTESAEVAKAIVVECMEKPFNGKNFLKVGLSVDAKCAQNWYAAK from the exons ATGGGGTTCTCTTCTCAGACCACCCCTTTATATTGCCCCTCTTGTTCCCGCCACTTCCGTGCTGCTCTCTCTTCACTGTCCCTCTTGGCTCCCTCTCAATCACCACACCCCAG AAGAAAAATCCAATCAATTCTGATTGCCAACAATATCATTCGACATAGTGCATTGTCTTTCAGAAAAGGTTATTCCTGCCTAAAGAGAACACCTTTTGGGTTGAATAAATTTAAGGACGTGGAGTATAGCCATAAATCTCCTGTACATATTTCAGTTAAGAAATTTTCTGACATGTCATATGGCATGTTGGAGGAAAGGAGATGTGAAGAAGAGTTGGTTCCTTTACATCCCTCTAATAGTCAGGTTAATATTATGGGATTAACTCGATCTCCCATGACCCTTGGTAAACAATACTGGGTTGAGGAATGTTATAAATTATCTAAAAGTAAAAACGAAATGCACTTGCAGAATAACAGGGTTGCGCCGAATGCAGTTACTTCCACTGGTCAGGAACAGGCTGTTTCTAGTAGTGTGAAGCACACTCATGTGCAGCAGGATCTTGATGAACCTGCCTTGCCTTCTGTTAAACATTCTAAATTAAAGAACTCAAAAGAGTTGGTTGACACCAAAAGGGTGGACACTCTGTTAAAGGTACCTCCATCAAAGATCCTTAAGGAGAAGGTTGACAGAGTTGAAGACAAATGCAATTTGGAGACAATTGCAAAGTATGAAGCCAATGCAACATCTTTTAAAAAGGCACGTAGTTCTGAACAATTAAAACTTCGAGGCAGACTTTGTAGTATCTATGAAGACATATTGGTTGTTAATAATATTTCTCTTGCTGAGGAAGTTGCTAAGATGCTTACAGTAAATTACAGGCATCTTATTCATGCATGTGATACTGAG GTGGCCAAGATAGATGTCAAACAAGAAACACCTGTAGATCATGGGGAGATAATATGCTTCAGTATTTATTCGGGTCCAGAAGCTGATTTTGGAGGTGGAAAGTCATGTATTTGGGTAGATGTACTTGACGGTGGAGGTAAAGAGATCTTTAATAAGTTTGCTGAGTTTTTTCAAGATTCATCCATCAAAAAG GTCTGGCATAACTATAGCTTTGACTGTCATGTTATACAAAACTATGGATTTAAGGTTTCTGGATTTCATGCTGATACAATGCACATGGCACGGCTGTGGGATTCATCTAGGCGCTGGGTTGGTGGTTATTCTCTTGAAGGACTTACAGGTGACAGAGAGGTAATGGCTAGGGCTAAGCTGGACCATGAAAAGGATTTGATTGGTAAGGTGTCCATGACAACTATATTTGGCCAGAAAAAGGTGAAGATAGATGGATCTGAGGGTAAAATGACTACCATTGTTCCTGTTGATGTGCTGCAGAGAGATGAGCGAATACCTTGGATATGTTACTCTGTCTTAGATGCTAGAAGCACTCTAAAGCTTTATGAGAGCCTAAAAAGTCATCTTTCAGACATGCCTTGGAATCTTGATAGTCTACCTGTTTTACACAAAAACATGTATGATTTCTATCAGGAATATTGGCAGCCATTTGGTGAGCTTCTAGTCAAAATGGAATCAGAGGGAATGTTAGTTGATCGGTTATATCTTAAAGGCATAGAAGACGTGGCCAAAGCAGAGCAAGAGGCAGCTGTTAATAGATTCCGAAAATGGGCATCTAGATATTGTCCTGATGCCAAGTATATGAATGTTGGAAGTGATGCACAGTTGCGAGTACTTCTCTTTGGTGGCACCATTAACAG TATTCATTACAGGAAAAACCATAATGATGTAATTCCAACTGAGAAGATTTTCAAAATTCCCAATGTTGATAAAGTGATTGCAGAAGGCAAGAAAGCTCCTACAAAATTTCGTGATATTAAGTTGACTAGCATTGGATACAACCTGAATGTTGAGATATACACACCAAGTGGTCGGCCTTCAGTTAGTGGTGATGCTTTAAAAGTCCTGGCTGGCAAAGTTTCTGCTGAATATGACTTCAATGAGGCTTGTGATGTGGATCTTGATGTTGAAGATGGAAATCCCTCTCAAAGTGAAGATTTACCTAAAGAAATAGACAAATCGGTCTACGGAACAGCTCTTTTTCGTTTTCCAACAGAGGAAGAAGGGAAAGAGGCTTGTCATGCCATTGCTGCTTTATGTGAAGTCTGTTCAATCGATTCTTTGATATCTAACTTCATCCTTCCCCTGCAG GGTCATAATATATCAGGAAAGGATGATCGTATTCATTGTTCCATAAATATCAACACAGAGACTGGACGCTTATCAGCAAGAAGGCCAAATCTGCAG AACCAACCTGCTTTGGAAAAGGACCGGTACAAAATCCGTCAAGCATTCGTAGCTGCTCCAGGGAATTCTCTTATAGTTGCTGATTATGGACAG TTGGAACTTAGGATTCTTGCACATCTTGCTGGTTGTAAGAGCATGTTGGAAGCCTTTGAAGCTGGTGGAGATTTTCATTCAAGAACTGCAATGAATATGTACCCATATATTCGTGAAGCAGTTGAGAGAAAGGAAGTGCTTCTTGAGTGGCATCCTCAGCCTGGTGAAGACAAACCCCCAGTTCCTCTCCTGAAG gatgcctttgcttcagaaaGAAGAAAAGCCAAAATGCTTAACTTCTCAATTGCGTATGGAAAGACTGCAATGGGGCTATCAAGGGATTGGAAG GTTTCTGTGAAAGAGGCTAGGAGAACAGTTGACCTTTGGTACAATgacagaaaagaagtgttgaaatgGCAagaaaaacgtaaaaaagaagCCTGTGAATTTCAACGGGTGCACACATTGCTAGGGCGAGCCCGGAGGTTTCCAAAGATAGACCCAGATCATAGCTACCATAGAGGTCATATTGAGCGAGCTGCTATCAATACACCAGTCCAG GGTAGTGCAGCTGATGTTGCTATGTGTGCCATGTTACAAATATCCAAAAATAAGAAGTTGAAGGAGCTTGGATGGAAGTTACTTCTACAG GTTCATGATGAAGTCATATTGGAAGGACCAACAGAGTCAGCCGAGGTTGCTAAGGCCATAGTTGTCGAGTGCATGGAAAAACCCTTTAATGGCAAGAATTTTCTCAAGGTTGGCCTCTCCGTCGATGCCAAGTGTGCTCAAAACTGGTACGCTGCAAAATAG
- the LOC108343038 gene encoding DNA polymerase I A, chloroplastic/mitochondrial isoform X3 yields MGFSSQTTPLYCPSCSRHFRAALSSLSLLAPSQSPHPRRKIQSILIANNIIRHSALSFRKGYSCLKRTPFGLNKFKDVEYSHKSPVHISVKKFSDMSYGMLEERRCEEELVPLHPSNSQNNRVAPNAVTSTGQEQAVSSSVKHTHVQQDLDEPALPSVKHSKLKNSKELVDTKRVDTLLKVPPSKILKEKVDRVEDKCNLETIAKYEANATSFKKARSSEQLKLRGRLCSIYEDILVVNNISLAEEVAKMLTVNYRHLIHACDTEVAKIDVKQETPVDHGEIICFSIYSGPEADFGGGKSCIWVDVLDGGGKEIFNKFAEFFQDSSIKKVWHNYSFDCHVIQNYGFKVSGFHADTMHMARLWDSSRRWVGGYSLEGLTGDREVMARAKLDHEKDLIGKVSMTTIFGQKKVKIDGSEGKMTTIVPVDVLQRDERIPWICYSVLDARSTLKLYESLKSHLSDMPWNLDSLPVLHKNMYDFYQEYWQPFGELLVKMESEGMLVDRLYLKGIEDVAKAEQEAAVNRFRKWASRYCPDAKYMNVGSDAQLRVLLFGGTINSIHYRKNHNDVIPTEKIFKIPNVDKVIAEGKKAPTKFRDIKLTSIGYNLNVEIYTPSGRPSVSGDALKVLAGKVSAEYDFNEACDVDLDVEDGNPSQSEDLPKEIDKSVYGTALFRFPTEEEGKEACHAIAALCEVCSIDSLISNFILPLQGHNISGKDDRIHCSININTETGRLSARRPNLQNQPALEKDRYKIRQAFVAAPGNSLIVADYGQLELRILAHLAGCKSMLEAFEAGGDFHSRTAMNMYPYIREAVERKEVLLEWHPQPGEDKPPVPLLKDAFASERRKAKMLNFSIAYGKTAMGLSRDWKVSVKEARRTVDLWYNDRKEVLKWQEKRKKEACEFQRVHTLLGRARRFPKIDPDHSYHRGHIERAAINTPVQGSAADVAMCAMLQISKNKKLKELGWKLLLQVHDEVILEGPTESAEVAKAIVVECMEKPFNGKNFLKVGLSVDAKCAQNWYAAK; encoded by the exons ATGGGGTTCTCTTCTCAGACCACCCCTTTATATTGCCCCTCTTGTTCCCGCCACTTCCGTGCTGCTCTCTCTTCACTGTCCCTCTTGGCTCCCTCTCAATCACCACACCCCAG AAGAAAAATCCAATCAATTCTGATTGCCAACAATATCATTCGACATAGTGCATTGTCTTTCAGAAAAGGTTATTCCTGCCTAAAGAGAACACCTTTTGGGTTGAATAAATTTAAGGACGTGGAGTATAGCCATAAATCTCCTGTACATATTTCAGTTAAGAAATTTTCTGACATGTCATATGGCATGTTGGAGGAAAGGAGATGTGAAGAAGAGTTGGTTCCTTTACATCCCTCTAATAGTCAG AATAACAGGGTTGCGCCGAATGCAGTTACTTCCACTGGTCAGGAACAGGCTGTTTCTAGTAGTGTGAAGCACACTCATGTGCAGCAGGATCTTGATGAACCTGCCTTGCCTTCTGTTAAACATTCTAAATTAAAGAACTCAAAAGAGTTGGTTGACACCAAAAGGGTGGACACTCTGTTAAAGGTACCTCCATCAAAGATCCTTAAGGAGAAGGTTGACAGAGTTGAAGACAAATGCAATTTGGAGACAATTGCAAAGTATGAAGCCAATGCAACATCTTTTAAAAAGGCACGTAGTTCTGAACAATTAAAACTTCGAGGCAGACTTTGTAGTATCTATGAAGACATATTGGTTGTTAATAATATTTCTCTTGCTGAGGAAGTTGCTAAGATGCTTACAGTAAATTACAGGCATCTTATTCATGCATGTGATACTGAG GTGGCCAAGATAGATGTCAAACAAGAAACACCTGTAGATCATGGGGAGATAATATGCTTCAGTATTTATTCGGGTCCAGAAGCTGATTTTGGAGGTGGAAAGTCATGTATTTGGGTAGATGTACTTGACGGTGGAGGTAAAGAGATCTTTAATAAGTTTGCTGAGTTTTTTCAAGATTCATCCATCAAAAAG GTCTGGCATAACTATAGCTTTGACTGTCATGTTATACAAAACTATGGATTTAAGGTTTCTGGATTTCATGCTGATACAATGCACATGGCACGGCTGTGGGATTCATCTAGGCGCTGGGTTGGTGGTTATTCTCTTGAAGGACTTACAGGTGACAGAGAGGTAATGGCTAGGGCTAAGCTGGACCATGAAAAGGATTTGATTGGTAAGGTGTCCATGACAACTATATTTGGCCAGAAAAAGGTGAAGATAGATGGATCTGAGGGTAAAATGACTACCATTGTTCCTGTTGATGTGCTGCAGAGAGATGAGCGAATACCTTGGATATGTTACTCTGTCTTAGATGCTAGAAGCACTCTAAAGCTTTATGAGAGCCTAAAAAGTCATCTTTCAGACATGCCTTGGAATCTTGATAGTCTACCTGTTTTACACAAAAACATGTATGATTTCTATCAGGAATATTGGCAGCCATTTGGTGAGCTTCTAGTCAAAATGGAATCAGAGGGAATGTTAGTTGATCGGTTATATCTTAAAGGCATAGAAGACGTGGCCAAAGCAGAGCAAGAGGCAGCTGTTAATAGATTCCGAAAATGGGCATCTAGATATTGTCCTGATGCCAAGTATATGAATGTTGGAAGTGATGCACAGTTGCGAGTACTTCTCTTTGGTGGCACCATTAACAG TATTCATTACAGGAAAAACCATAATGATGTAATTCCAACTGAGAAGATTTTCAAAATTCCCAATGTTGATAAAGTGATTGCAGAAGGCAAGAAAGCTCCTACAAAATTTCGTGATATTAAGTTGACTAGCATTGGATACAACCTGAATGTTGAGATATACACACCAAGTGGTCGGCCTTCAGTTAGTGGTGATGCTTTAAAAGTCCTGGCTGGCAAAGTTTCTGCTGAATATGACTTCAATGAGGCTTGTGATGTGGATCTTGATGTTGAAGATGGAAATCCCTCTCAAAGTGAAGATTTACCTAAAGAAATAGACAAATCGGTCTACGGAACAGCTCTTTTTCGTTTTCCAACAGAGGAAGAAGGGAAAGAGGCTTGTCATGCCATTGCTGCTTTATGTGAAGTCTGTTCAATCGATTCTTTGATATCTAACTTCATCCTTCCCCTGCAG GGTCATAATATATCAGGAAAGGATGATCGTATTCATTGTTCCATAAATATCAACACAGAGACTGGACGCTTATCAGCAAGAAGGCCAAATCTGCAG AACCAACCTGCTTTGGAAAAGGACCGGTACAAAATCCGTCAAGCATTCGTAGCTGCTCCAGGGAATTCTCTTATAGTTGCTGATTATGGACAG TTGGAACTTAGGATTCTTGCACATCTTGCTGGTTGTAAGAGCATGTTGGAAGCCTTTGAAGCTGGTGGAGATTTTCATTCAAGAACTGCAATGAATATGTACCCATATATTCGTGAAGCAGTTGAGAGAAAGGAAGTGCTTCTTGAGTGGCATCCTCAGCCTGGTGAAGACAAACCCCCAGTTCCTCTCCTGAAG gatgcctttgcttcagaaaGAAGAAAAGCCAAAATGCTTAACTTCTCAATTGCGTATGGAAAGACTGCAATGGGGCTATCAAGGGATTGGAAG GTTTCTGTGAAAGAGGCTAGGAGAACAGTTGACCTTTGGTACAATgacagaaaagaagtgttgaaatgGCAagaaaaacgtaaaaaagaagCCTGTGAATTTCAACGGGTGCACACATTGCTAGGGCGAGCCCGGAGGTTTCCAAAGATAGACCCAGATCATAGCTACCATAGAGGTCATATTGAGCGAGCTGCTATCAATACACCAGTCCAG GGTAGTGCAGCTGATGTTGCTATGTGTGCCATGTTACAAATATCCAAAAATAAGAAGTTGAAGGAGCTTGGATGGAAGTTACTTCTACAG GTTCATGATGAAGTCATATTGGAAGGACCAACAGAGTCAGCCGAGGTTGCTAAGGCCATAGTTGTCGAGTGCATGGAAAAACCCTTTAATGGCAAGAATTTTCTCAAGGTTGGCCTCTCCGTCGATGCCAAGTGTGCTCAAAACTGGTACGCTGCAAAATAG